In Candidatus Sulfurimonas marisnigri, a single genomic region encodes these proteins:
- a CDS encoding nitrous oxide reductase accessory protein NosL, whose amino-acid sequence MIEKQIRDKNDIFNIPVLRFLFKNQLFIMGLKLILLELFIYAMYFGIIHPVKEENIFTTAVFWSLFWPLFIVVTLSTFGRVFCGICPHAFIGKYITDFGLKKKMPKALSNPFVGLLLLVVGFWVVYYIYPEAYKTPIASSIFFIVLTVISIVFFYIYKDMSYCKSICPIGTLMRGFGKISFAKLGTYEESCKDCRTFECVDACSYNLKPFTFDKRSSMTDCTLCMDCSSACEAVSFKLVKPSEPLLKKFQIQKAEVWAFILITAAISIAMSFHHALGRVAISDEFIWSKLGAFLKETIAISGVDYVGISALFFAMLITISLVYAGMYIAAKVLKEDFKRVFYTLGYAFAPLFIIGGLSHTFEFFFLYHYSDIANGFIQGFYLTVNRVEPIATRGDDWLRIFAIFNYIAVIWAFIIMAKRINFFSASKIAKIVAFLAASSLIIFYLWLNVYKVYAFKTYGAKKFAHHAPKTKRFQSVSLIDATLLHSGENKRDGVLCGMDLVIFYKTNHTATLNGKARQYCSLHCLVDDLHVNKLPLKDIQVVDVKSLKFLDVTKAFYVVGSRQKGTMSVESKYAFSNYEDASEFAKLYGGKILNFDGAVEIAKKDFKSTL is encoded by the coding sequence ATGATTGAAAAACAAATAAGAGATAAGAATGACATTTTTAACATCCCGGTTTTAAGGTTTTTATTTAAAAATCAATTGTTTATAATGGGTCTTAAATTGATATTGTTAGAGCTATTTATATATGCTATGTACTTTGGAATAATTCATCCGGTAAAAGAGGAAAACATATTTACAACTGCAGTTTTCTGGTCATTGTTTTGGCCACTGTTTATAGTAGTTACACTCTCAACATTTGGTAGAGTTTTTTGCGGTATCTGCCCACATGCATTTATAGGAAAATATATAACTGATTTTGGCCTCAAAAAAAAGATGCCTAAAGCACTCTCTAATCCTTTTGTTGGTTTACTATTGCTAGTAGTAGGTTTTTGGGTAGTTTACTATATATACCCAGAGGCTTATAAAACTCCAATTGCATCATCAATATTTTTTATTGTTCTAACCGTAATATCAATAGTGTTTTTTTATATCTACAAAGATATGAGCTACTGTAAATCAATATGTCCAATAGGAACCTTAATGAGAGGTTTTGGAAAAATTTCTTTTGCAAAACTTGGGACTTATGAAGAATCATGTAAAGACTGCAGAACATTTGAATGTGTAGATGCATGTTCTTACAACCTAAAACCATTTACGTTTGACAAACGCTCTAGTATGACAGACTGTACTCTTTGTATGGATTGTAGCAGTGCATGTGAGGCAGTTAGTTTTAAACTTGTGAAGCCATCTGAGCCACTTTTAAAAAAATTTCAGATACAAAAGGCTGAAGTATGGGCTTTTATTCTAATCACAGCAGCAATCTCTATAGCAATGAGTTTTCACCATGCACTTGGTCGTGTTGCTATTTCTGATGAATTTATTTGGTCAAAACTTGGTGCTTTTTTAAAAGAAACAATAGCTATAAGTGGAGTTGACTATGTAGGGATAAGCGCACTGTTCTTTGCAATGCTTATAACTATATCTTTGGTATATGCTGGAATGTACATTGCGGCAAAAGTCTTGAAAGAGGATTTTAAGAGAGTGTTTTACACTCTCGGTTACGCCTTTGCACCTCTGTTTATAATAGGCGGACTCTCACATACATTCGAATTTTTCTTTTTATACCACTATAGCGATATAGCAAATGGGTTTATTCAAGGTTTTTACCTTACTGTTAACAGAGTAGAACCAATCGCTACAAGAGGAGATGACTGGCTTAGAATATTTGCTATTTTTAACTACATAGCTGTTATTTGGGCATTTATAATTATGGCAAAGAGAATAAACTTTTTCAGTGCTTCAAAAATTGCAAAGATAGTAGCATTTTTAGCTGCATCAAGCTTGATAATATTTTATCTATGGCTCAACGTCTATAAAGTTTATGCATTTAAAACATATGGCGCCAAAAAGTTTGCTCATCATGCTCCAAAAACTAAAAGGTTTCAATCAGTCTCTTTGATTGATGCTACACTACTTCATTCTGGAGAAAACAAGAGAGATGGGGTTTTATGTGGTATGGATTTAGTTATATTTTATAAAACAAATCATACCGCAACATTAAATGGTAAGGCTAGACAATACTGCTCTCTTCATTGTCTTGTTGATGACTTACATGTTAATAAACTACCTCTTAAGGATATTCAAGTTGTTGATGTGAAAAGTTTGAAATTTCTAGATGTAACAAAAGCTTTTTACGTAGTTGGAAGCAGACAAAAAGGTACCATGAGTGTAGAGAGCAAGTATGCATTTTCAAATTATGAAGACGCCAGTGAATTTGCAAAACTATACGGCGGCAAAATTTTAAATTTTGATGGAGCCGTAGAGATAGCAAAAAAAGATTTTAAAAGCACTCTTTAA
- the glyS gene encoding glycine--tRNA ligase subunit beta — MLKPLLIEIGVEELPAVPLLKELSNIEKKYADILEKNSLLCEFDFYYTPRRLVIWHAEFKTRQDDSEEEFFGAPISVAYKDGEPTPAAMGFAKKCGVTIEEIGKAEKGGKEVLYYKKDVKGKASAELLGEITENWIKSLDFGKSMRWGSSSDSFIRPIRWVNVLLGDDLVDMEVFNVKSNKQTFVHRISNFDAVNISGAKEYFEVLKKGGVTLFPELRRESILSDFVSLEKDNGIKIEIDEELLDEVVAITEHPTALLGSFDESFLRLPPEVIITSMKEHQRYFPVFKDGKLINKFVVVSNAFTDDFTKVIEGNETVLRPRLADGLFFYDNDLKNGLSTNGLEKVVFMKGLGTVADKIEREKKIANTLFDMYTPKNSKKETLERAVSLAKADLTSEMVYEFTELQGLMGSYYAKSLGESDEVATCIKEQYLPDGEDSELPSSELSAIVAMSIKLDTLLAMFSINQIPTGSRDPFALRRAVNGLIRITREHNLEFDIVDTLTNLSKEYAEFEMSKLEGFFLERVKQYFKVNPSIVEAVLASGERELLAMGKKIEALETMVNSEGFSESFSTFKRVSNITKDINMSKEMIVDHKLFEQEAEKVLHVRYIEVSTCKYNSYEEELDALFGLKPELDKFFEDVMVNAEDESVRNNRKSLLASIYKSILKIADIKEVSVA; from the coding sequence ATGTTGAAACCATTATTAATCGAGATTGGTGTAGAAGAGCTTCCAGCGGTTCCGCTTTTAAAAGAGTTGAGTAATATTGAAAAAAAATATGCTGATATTTTAGAAAAAAATTCACTTTTATGTGAGTTTGACTTCTACTATACACCTCGTCGTTTGGTTATTTGGCATGCAGAGTTTAAAACTCGTCAAGATGACAGTGAAGAGGAGTTTTTCGGCGCACCAATATCTGTAGCATACAAAGATGGTGAACCAACTCCGGCAGCTATGGGCTTTGCCAAGAAATGCGGAGTTACCATTGAAGAGATTGGCAAAGCAGAGAAGGGCGGCAAAGAAGTTCTTTACTACAAAAAAGATGTTAAAGGTAAAGCTTCAGCAGAGCTTTTAGGAGAGATAACAGAGAACTGGATTAAGTCACTGGACTTTGGTAAATCTATGAGATGGGGAAGTAGTAGCGATAGCTTTATAAGACCTATAAGATGGGTAAATGTACTTTTAGGCGATGATTTAGTTGATATGGAAGTTTTTAATGTAAAGTCCAATAAGCAGACTTTTGTTCACCGTATCAGTAATTTTGACGCTGTTAATATTAGTGGAGCCAAAGAGTACTTTGAAGTTTTGAAAAAAGGTGGTGTTACACTTTTCCCTGAACTAAGACGTGAAAGTATTTTATCTGACTTCGTTTCACTTGAAAAAGATAATGGTATAAAAATCGAAATAGATGAAGAATTACTAGATGAAGTTGTAGCAATCACTGAACACCCAACCGCACTTTTAGGCTCATTTGATGAGTCGTTTTTAAGACTTCCTCCTGAAGTAATTATTACCTCTATGAAAGAGCACCAGAGATACTTTCCAGTTTTTAAAGATGGTAAATTAATCAATAAGTTTGTTGTTGTATCAAATGCATTTACGGATGATTTTACTAAGGTTATTGAAGGAAATGAAACAGTTCTAAGACCACGCTTGGCAGATGGGCTTTTCTTTTATGACAATGACCTCAAAAACGGACTTAGTACCAATGGACTTGAAAAAGTTGTCTTTATGAAAGGTCTAGGGACAGTGGCTGATAAAATAGAGCGCGAGAAAAAAATAGCAAATACTCTTTTTGACATGTATACTCCAAAAAACTCAAAAAAAGAGACACTAGAGCGCGCTGTAAGTCTAGCAAAAGCTGACTTGACAAGTGAGATGGTATATGAGTTTACAGAGCTTCAAGGTCTTATGGGAAGCTACTATGCAAAATCACTAGGTGAGAGTGATGAAGTAGCTACATGTATAAAAGAGCAGTATCTTCCAGACGGAGAAGATAGTGAGCTTCCTTCATCTGAGCTAAGCGCAATAGTTGCTATGAGTATTAAGCTAGATACTCTGCTTGCCATGTTTAGTATTAACCAAATCCCAACAGGCTCTCGTGACCCTTTTGCGCTTCGTCGTGCTGTTAATGGTCTTATTAGAATCACTAGAGAGCATAACTTAGAGTTTGATATAGTTGATACTCTTACAAATTTAAGCAAAGAATATGCAGAGTTTGAAATGTCAAAACTAGAGGGATTCTTTTTAGAGAGGGTTAAGCAGTACTTTAAAGTAAACCCATCAATCGTAGAGGCTGTTTTGGCTTCTGGAGAGAGAGAACTTTTAGCAATGGGTAAAAAGATAGAAGCTTTAGAGACCATGGTTAATAGTGAAGGTTTCAGTGAATCTTTTTCAACATTTAAAAGAGTCTCAAACATCACTAAAGATATTAATATGTCAAAAGAGATGATAGTTGATCATAAGCTTTTTGAGCAAGAAGCAGAAAAAGTCCTACATGTAAGATATATAGAAGTTTCTACATGTAAATATAACTCTTATGAAGAGGAACTTGATGCTCTCTTTGGTCTTAAGCCTGAACTGGATAAGTTCTTTGAAGATGTTATGGTAAATGCCGAAGATGAAAGTGTAAGAAATAATAGAAAATCTTTACTAGCTTCTATCTATAAAAGTATCTTGAAAATTGCTGACATCAAAGAGGTGAGCGTAGCATAA
- a CDS encoding D-alanine--D-alanine ligase, producing MNIEIITTDTSTCNDIVKSIEEIGHAVRLSICLNKSNLDEVVLRKPDLVILSQKDILIENEENICLSEYFELNSINFSGSTKEALKYNSDKVLTKSYLKEQGHNTANYFTATPGEYVNDNKIPIRYPLFIKPNSSANGNGIDDLSYVTNYAQFESKVLSLYNTYNEPVLVEEYLESQEFTVALLKTKDGDLLVSTIEVIPTKSQNGIKILGLKTRIENKEEFKKTQDSELINRVKNIAVNAFMDLGARDFAQIDIKTNSYGHCFLMGANLLPDIKDVSSYLVKACEIEHGLSYNEIIEIIINKGISRI from the coding sequence ATGAATATAGAAATTATAACGACAGACACAAGCACATGTAATGACATTGTTAAATCAATTGAAGAGATTGGTCACGCAGTTAGGCTGAGTATATGTTTAAATAAATCAAATTTAGATGAAGTTGTACTAAGAAAACCGGACTTAGTGATTTTGTCTCAAAAAGATATATTAATTGAAAATGAAGAAAACATTTGCCTATCTGAATACTTTGAATTAAACAGTATAAATTTTTCAGGCTCAACAAAAGAAGCATTAAAATATAACTCTGACAAGGTGTTAACCAAATCTTACTTAAAAGAGCAAGGTCATAATACAGCAAATTATTTTACAGCAACTCCTGGTGAGTATGTAAATGACAACAAGATACCAATTAGATACCCTCTATTTATCAAACCAAATAGTTCTGCAAACGGCAATGGAATTGACGATTTATCGTACGTTACAAATTATGCACAGTTTGAGAGTAAGGTTTTATCATTATATAACACATACAATGAGCCTGTTTTAGTTGAAGAGTATCTTGAAAGTCAAGAGTTTACAGTTGCCCTTCTTAAAACAAAAGATGGTGATTTACTAGTTAGTACAATTGAAGTTATCCCTACCAAATCACAAAATGGAATTAAAATTCTTGGATTAAAAACACGAATTGAGAACAAAGAGGAGTTCAAAAAAACTCAAGATTCTGAGCTTATAAATAGGGTTAAAAATATTGCTGTTAATGCTTTTATGGACCTTGGAGCAAGAGACTTTGCACAAATAGATATTAAAACAAACAGTTATGGGCACTGCTTTTTAATGGGAGCAAATCTACTCCCAGATATAAAAGATGTCTCAAGCTATCTAGTCAAAGCATGTGAAATTGAACATGGTCTTTCATACAATGAAATAATAGAGATTATTATAAACAAAGGAATCAGCAGAATTTAG